In Leifsonia sp. ZF2019, a genomic segment contains:
- a CDS encoding AI-2E family transporter, with protein MELPWSRPRPDGASADASTVPPGVRTASEWSWRLLVILGLAAVVVYLVIVFHEIVIPLLVALLVSALLQPAVSSLVRHRWPKWLAILVTLVAFAAVVAGLVMLVVWQVRAGLPQLERESVAAYDRLRNTLREPPWSVTDTQLSGYVASAGDLLRKDSGQLIGGVVRVGSTTGHLLAGALIAVFATIFMLIDGHGIWRWITRLFPRTGRPAIAAAGDAGWSTLTSFVRVQILVAVVNGVGIGLVAFFLGLPLAVPIGVVVLLASFIPVIGAIVSGVIAVVIALVFAGPVQAIIMLAGVLLVHLLEAHVMQPLLVGGAVKVHPLAVVVGVAAGTGIAGVAGALFAVPLIAVANAMVTAMLRTVHSTPPAVE; from the coding sequence ATGGAGCTGCCCTGGAGCCGTCCACGGCCGGACGGCGCATCCGCTGACGCATCGACCGTCCCGCCCGGCGTCCGCACGGCCTCCGAGTGGTCGTGGCGCCTGCTCGTGATCCTCGGGCTCGCGGCGGTCGTCGTCTACCTCGTGATCGTCTTCCACGAGATCGTCATCCCGCTGCTCGTCGCCCTGCTCGTGTCGGCCCTGCTGCAGCCCGCGGTGTCGTCGCTCGTGCGGCACCGCTGGCCGAAGTGGCTGGCGATCCTGGTCACACTCGTCGCGTTCGCCGCCGTCGTCGCCGGACTGGTCATGCTCGTCGTGTGGCAGGTGCGCGCGGGACTGCCGCAGCTGGAGCGGGAGTCGGTCGCCGCGTACGACCGCCTGCGCAACACCCTCCGCGAGCCGCCGTGGAGCGTGACCGACACGCAGCTCTCCGGCTACGTCGCCAGTGCGGGGGACTTGCTCCGCAAAGACAGCGGACAGCTGATCGGCGGGGTGGTGCGCGTCGGCTCGACGACCGGCCACCTGCTGGCGGGCGCGCTGATCGCCGTCTTCGCGACCATCTTCATGCTCATCGACGGCCACGGCATCTGGCGCTGGATCACCCGCCTCTTCCCGCGCACCGGCCGCCCGGCCATCGCGGCGGCGGGCGACGCCGGCTGGAGCACCCTCACGAGCTTCGTGCGCGTCCAGATCCTCGTCGCCGTGGTCAACGGCGTCGGGATCGGCCTGGTCGCCTTCTTCCTGGGCCTGCCGCTCGCCGTCCCGATCGGCGTCGTCGTGCTGCTCGCCTCCTTCATCCCCGTCATCGGCGCCATCGTCTCCGGCGTCATCGCCGTCGTGATCGCCCTGGTGTTCGCCGGCCCCGTGCAGGCGATCATCATGCTCGCCGGTGTGCTGCTCGTGCATCTGCTCGAAGCGCACGTGATGCAGCCGCTGCTGGTCGGCGGCGCGGTCAAGGTGCATCCCCTCGCCGTGGTCGTCGGCGTCGCCGCCGGAACCGGGATCGCCGGTGTCGCGGGCGCCCTCTTCGCGGTGCCGCTCATCGCCGTGGCCAACGCGATGGTCACCGCCATGCTGCGCACCGTCCACAGCACTCCGCCCGCGGTGGAGTAG
- a CDS encoding carbohydrate ABC transporter permease: MTALTTRRPTTRRPTTRRPNARGLSPRRDTTPLGRTVVLVLLSVSTVYFLFPLWWLLVSATKPFGEQFSGNGLWFDGFGLFDNLVRLTAQGDGIFWQWMLNSLLYCGVGAAIGTLLSAMGGYALAKYDFPGRGALFGVILAAVLVPKILFTLPLYLMFSGVHLINNPLAVLLPSIVSPFGVYLARVFAAQSVPDEVIEAGRIDGASEFRIFRSISTRMMLPALVTIFLFQFVEIWNNYLLPAMVLGDDRMQPVTVGLVGWNASHVAVPPPLVVIGSLVSVIPLIVAFLALQRFWRAGMTAGAVK, from the coding sequence GTGACCGCCCTCACCACACGGCGTCCGACCACACGGCGTCCGACTACACGGCGTCCGAACGCACGAGGCCTGAGCCCGCGTCGCGACACCACTCCGCTGGGCCGCACCGTCGTGCTGGTGCTGCTCTCGGTGTCGACCGTCTACTTCCTCTTCCCGCTCTGGTGGCTGCTCGTCTCGGCGACCAAGCCGTTCGGCGAGCAGTTCTCGGGCAACGGGCTCTGGTTCGACGGCTTCGGCCTGTTCGACAACCTCGTCCGGCTCACGGCGCAGGGCGACGGCATCTTCTGGCAGTGGATGCTCAACAGCCTGCTCTACTGCGGAGTGGGCGCCGCGATCGGCACCCTCCTCTCCGCGATGGGCGGCTACGCGCTGGCGAAGTACGACTTCCCGGGCCGGGGGGCGCTGTTCGGCGTCATCCTCGCCGCTGTGCTCGTGCCGAAGATCCTGTTCACGCTGCCGCTCTATCTGATGTTCTCGGGCGTGCACCTCATCAACAACCCGCTCGCCGTGCTGCTGCCGAGCATCGTCAGCCCGTTCGGCGTCTACCTGGCGCGCGTGTTCGCCGCTCAATCGGTGCCCGACGAGGTGATCGAGGCGGGGCGGATCGACGGCGCGAGCGAGTTCCGGATCTTCCGCTCGATCTCGACCAGGATGATGCTGCCCGCGCTGGTGACGATCTTCCTGTTCCAGTTCGTCGAGATCTGGAACAACTACCTCCTGCCGGCCATGGTGCTCGGGGACGACCGCATGCAGCCGGTGACCGTCGGCCTCGTCGGCTGGAACGCCAGCCACGTCGCCGTCCCGCCGCCGCTCGTGGTGATCGGATCCCTCGTGTCGGTCATCCCGCTGATCGTCGCGTTCCTCGCGCTGCAGCGGTTCTGGCGCGCCGGAATGACCGCGGGGGCCGTGAAGTGA
- a CDS encoding DUF2510 domain-containing protein, which translates to MTDVNGTPEGVPAGWYPDPSGAPQQRWWDGVQWTAHIAPSAQPVAPAQPVAPQYYAPVQPARPELNPATPVGTVWIWLVVLLPVLSILLLPTIQIRIPTIDLNDPRPMVDPLAVIGGPWYFVLIGVSWLTYAATVVFSWLDHRELTRRGVVRPFHWAWSFLSSLVYVIGRTVIVRSVAQKRGMAPLWAMIGVTALSFIVTTIWMIMLFTTMFDQISRLATYGA; encoded by the coding sequence ATGACCGACGTAAACGGGACTCCCGAGGGAGTCCCCGCGGGATGGTACCCCGACCCCTCCGGTGCACCCCAGCAGCGGTGGTGGGACGGAGTGCAGTGGACGGCGCACATCGCACCGTCGGCGCAGCCGGTCGCGCCCGCGCAGCCGGTCGCGCCCCAGTACTACGCCCCCGTCCAGCCCGCGCGCCCCGAGCTGAACCCGGCGACGCCGGTCGGCACGGTCTGGATCTGGCTCGTCGTGCTCCTCCCGGTGCTGAGCATCCTGCTGCTGCCGACCATCCAGATCCGAATCCCCACCATCGACCTCAACGACCCCAGGCCGATGGTCGACCCGCTCGCCGTCATCGGCGGCCCCTGGTACTTCGTGCTCATCGGCGTCAGCTGGCTGACCTACGCGGCCACGGTCGTCTTCAGCTGGCTCGACCACCGCGAGCTCACCCGCCGCGGCGTCGTCCGCCCGTTCCACTGGGCCTGGTCGTTCCTGAGCAGCCTCGTCTACGTCATCGGCCGCACCGTGATCGTCCGCTCCGTCGCCCAGAAGCGCGGGATGGCGCCGCTGTGGGCGATGATCGGGGTGACCGCCCTCTCCTTCATCGTCACGACGATCTGGATGATCATGCTCTTCACCACCATGTTCGACCAGATCTCCCGCCTCGCCACCTACGGAGCCTGA
- a CDS encoding type II toxin-antitoxin system death-on-curing family toxin, with protein MSDLAIQSDMDVEEVLVTLWYADIEYVSEPTSRIRASDLNRALRACGQAGRGDRRKKTYWAERLGMDSGELERALAGLGYASSAYARTVPKGSQSRLERLASTMGAESPTAVDLRSAEADELPLASPLVWREIGQKKPMSYLTVDEVEAIHGALESDANEANDPIWPPGVKNHDSLASALTRPQTGNGVEPKYPTVEMAAAALVHSLVHNHPFHNGNKRTAVVSLLVFLDRHSVWLRDTVDKDALFKWMLEVTNHRILKKGYIYDQIADREVLEISDWIRKNSRSISRAERPITWRQLRSILTHDFECEIEPRTSGVVVRRPIEERGFLGRKKVRYRTFQFVPGGDGREIGPGTVKKLRHELHLDEAHEVDSVIFYGEERSADDFILQYRSLLRALAKV; from the coding sequence GTGAGCGATCTCGCCATTCAATCCGACATGGACGTCGAGGAAGTGCTAGTCACCCTTTGGTACGCCGACATCGAATACGTCAGCGAACCAACGTCCCGCATCCGCGCCAGCGACCTCAATAGGGCGCTCCGCGCGTGCGGACAAGCAGGTAGAGGCGATCGCCGCAAAAAGACGTACTGGGCTGAACGACTCGGGATGGATTCTGGTGAGCTCGAGCGCGCGCTGGCGGGTCTGGGATACGCGTCTTCGGCTTACGCGCGTACGGTCCCTAAAGGTTCGCAATCAAGATTAGAGCGCCTCGCTTCAACAATGGGCGCAGAATCTCCGACGGCTGTTGACCTGAGATCTGCCGAGGCCGACGAATTGCCGCTGGCGAGCCCACTGGTGTGGCGGGAGATTGGCCAGAAGAAGCCAATGTCCTACCTGACGGTCGACGAAGTGGAAGCTATTCATGGCGCACTCGAAAGCGACGCAAACGAAGCCAATGACCCCATCTGGCCGCCAGGAGTGAAGAATCACGATTCGCTAGCAAGCGCGCTGACTCGGCCTCAGACTGGTAATGGCGTCGAGCCGAAGTATCCCACGGTGGAAATGGCCGCAGCAGCGTTGGTGCACTCGCTCGTGCACAACCATCCGTTTCACAACGGCAACAAACGCACAGCGGTCGTTTCCCTACTCGTATTCCTCGACCGCCACAGCGTCTGGCTCAGGGACACCGTCGACAAAGATGCACTCTTCAAGTGGATGCTCGAAGTGACCAACCATCGCATTCTGAAGAAGGGCTACATCTACGACCAGATTGCCGATCGTGAAGTCCTTGAGATTTCGGATTGGATCAGGAAGAACTCGCGATCGATTTCGAGAGCCGAACGACCGATCACGTGGCGCCAGCTTCGGTCCATCCTTACGCACGATTTCGAATGCGAGATCGAGCCGAGGACATCTGGCGTGGTGGTTCGCCGTCCAATCGAAGAAAGAGGCTTCCTGGGGAGAAAGAAGGTGCGCTATCGCACTTTCCAGTTCGTCCCTGGCGGAGATGGCCGCGAGATCGGTCCGGGAACGGTCAAGAAGCTGAGACACGAATTACACCTCGACGAAGCTCATGAGGTTGATTCGGTCATCTTTTATGGCGAGGAGCGGAGCGCCGACGATTTCATCCTGCAGTACAGGTCGTTGCTTAGAGCTCTTGCGAAGGTCTAA
- a CDS encoding glycoside hydrolase family 35 protein, producing MTLTGTSSLLTYEEGVLLRDGAPHQVLSGSLHYFRVHPAQWRDRLERLAALGLNTVDTYVAWNFHQRRADRPASFEGWCDLEAFVRLAGEVGLDVIVRPGPYICAEWDNGGLPAWLTARVGTRARSSEPAFLSAVAEWFDDLVPRLAALQASNGGPIVALQVENEYGSYGDDASYLTWLRDALVDRGATELLYTADGPTDLMLDGGSLPGVLATATFGSRAEQAFGLLRSRREGEPLLCAEFWNGWFDHWGERHHVRTVQSADATLGEILDAGGSVSLYMAHGGTNFGLWAGANHDGRLQPTITSYDSDAPITEHGAVTPKFHAFRSRFAAAGGRLREVPADPPILAPRTVPVVPGAGLLPALDRLPVAGRPFPTPPSFEELGIASGLVLYRATPRLPRGECTLTIAGLHDRAQVFVDGTRVGTLDADGSLAVTGAGDAVELRILVENQGRINYGPLLGQGKGILGGVRVGRRLVHGWTARPVPLDEWGEGEVARLAGGRAARGAAGAGFSTARFVLGADEPADAFLALPGFGKGFAWVNGFLLGRYWEIGPQVTLYVPAPVLRPGGNTVTLLELEHSGERIEFRAAPELGPPEEYVETF from the coding sequence GTGACGCTGACGGGAACCTCCTCGCTGCTGACGTACGAGGAGGGGGTGCTGCTGCGCGACGGCGCGCCCCACCAGGTACTCTCGGGGTCCCTGCACTACTTCCGCGTGCATCCCGCCCAGTGGCGCGACCGGTTGGAGCGCCTGGCGGCGCTCGGGCTCAACACCGTCGACACGTACGTCGCGTGGAACTTCCACCAGCGCCGGGCGGACCGGCCCGCCTCCTTCGAGGGCTGGTGCGACCTCGAGGCGTTCGTCCGCCTGGCGGGCGAGGTCGGCCTGGACGTCATCGTGCGCCCGGGCCCGTACATCTGCGCCGAGTGGGACAACGGCGGCCTGCCCGCCTGGCTGACCGCGCGCGTCGGCACCCGCGCCCGCAGTTCCGAACCCGCGTTCCTCTCCGCCGTCGCCGAGTGGTTCGACGACCTCGTCCCGCGGCTCGCCGCCCTGCAGGCGTCGAACGGCGGACCGATCGTCGCCCTCCAAGTCGAGAACGAGTACGGCAGCTACGGCGACGACGCGTCGTATCTGACCTGGCTGCGGGATGCGCTCGTCGACCGGGGCGCGACCGAGCTGCTCTACACCGCGGACGGTCCGACCGACCTCATGCTCGACGGCGGCAGCCTGCCCGGCGTGCTCGCGACGGCGACCTTCGGCTCGCGCGCCGAGCAGGCGTTCGGCCTGCTGCGGTCCCGGCGCGAGGGCGAGCCCCTGCTGTGCGCCGAGTTCTGGAACGGCTGGTTCGACCACTGGGGCGAGCGCCACCACGTGCGCACGGTGCAGAGCGCCGACGCGACCCTCGGTGAGATCCTCGACGCGGGCGGCTCCGTCAGCCTGTACATGGCGCACGGCGGCACCAACTTCGGCCTGTGGGCGGGGGCGAACCACGACGGCCGGCTGCAGCCGACGATCACCAGCTACGATTCGGATGCCCCGATCACCGAGCACGGTGCCGTGACGCCGAAGTTCCACGCGTTCCGGTCGCGGTTCGCCGCAGCGGGAGGCCGGCTGCGCGAGGTGCCCGCCGATCCGCCGATCCTGGCGCCCCGCACCGTTCCGGTGGTGCCCGGCGCCGGTCTCCTCCCCGCGCTCGACCGCCTCCCGGTCGCGGGCAGACCCTTCCCCACCCCGCCGAGCTTCGAGGAGCTGGGCATCGCCTCCGGGCTCGTGCTCTACCGCGCGACGCCTCGGCTCCCGCGCGGAGAGTGCACGCTGACGATCGCCGGTCTGCACGACCGCGCTCAGGTCTTCGTCGACGGCACTCGCGTCGGGACCCTCGACGCCGACGGCTCGCTCGCCGTCACGGGCGCGGGCGACGCTGTCGAGCTGCGCATCCTGGTCGAGAACCAGGGCCGCATCAACTACGGCCCGTTGCTCGGCCAGGGCAAGGGCATCCTGGGCGGCGTGCGCGTCGGCCGCCGCCTGGTGCACGGCTGGACCGCGCGCCCCGTGCCACTGGACGAGTGGGGGGAGGGGGAGGTCGCGCGGCTGGCGGGCGGTCGGGCGGCTCGCGGAGCCGCGGGCGCCGGGTTCTCGACGGCGCGGTTCGTGCTCGGCGCCGACGAGCCGGCGGACGCCTTCCTGGCCCTCCCCGGATTCGGCAAGGGCTTCGCCTGGGTCAACGGCTTCCTGCTCGGGCGGTACTGGGAGATCGGCCCGCAGGTCACGCTGTACGTCCCGGCGCCCGTGCTGCGTCCCGGCGGGAACACGGTGACGCTGCTCGAGCTCGAGCACTCCGGCGAGCGGATCGAGTTCCGCGCCGCTCCCGAGCTGGGGCCGCCGGAGGAGTACGTGGAGACGTTCTAG
- a CDS encoding extracellular solute-binding protein, which produces MKKSAAIRLAGAAGAVALGIMSLAGCSGGSGSGDDAKPATVTFWGWAPGYADAVKAFNAAHKDVTVTYQEVQPGSKGGYQKMLNAVTAKNAPCLAQVGYETLPSFAAQGALEDVSSVAKADEKDFQPAAWKSVSIGDAVYGAPVDTGPMGLFYNKEVFDSLGLSAPTTWDEYKADAEKIHAADPTKFISSPYLDYDYAGLAWQTGAKWFDVDGDAWKVTMASDANAKVADYWQGLVSEGLISSAPMYDQAWYTGLGDGSIATVVGAVWQAGVIKGGAADGSGKWAVAPMPQWSAGDDEVGNAGGSATAVLKGCSDTKAAWEFAHWLSTDKDTYNTLVQKAGLYPAATDLADLPALTEGDAYFGGQKIFDVFAKAAPQVNPDWTWGPVMTKTAADLDDGLGKAWAGQGTIADALKSAQDKTVAELTKQGLTVSE; this is translated from the coding sequence GTGAAGAAGTCAGCAGCAATCCGATTGGCGGGCGCGGCGGGGGCGGTCGCGCTCGGCATCATGAGCCTGGCCGGCTGTTCCGGGGGATCCGGCTCCGGCGACGACGCGAAGCCGGCCACCGTGACGTTCTGGGGCTGGGCCCCCGGCTACGCCGACGCGGTCAAGGCGTTCAACGCCGCTCACAAGGACGTGACGGTGACGTACCAGGAGGTGCAGCCCGGCTCCAAGGGCGGCTACCAGAAGATGCTCAACGCGGTCACCGCGAAAAACGCGCCGTGCCTCGCGCAGGTGGGCTACGAGACTCTCCCGAGCTTCGCCGCACAGGGCGCGCTCGAAGACGTCTCGTCGGTCGCGAAGGCCGACGAGAAGGACTTCCAGCCGGCGGCCTGGAAGTCGGTCAGCATCGGGGACGCCGTCTACGGCGCGCCGGTCGACACCGGCCCGATGGGCCTCTTCTACAACAAGGAGGTCTTCGACTCGCTCGGGCTGAGCGCGCCGACGACGTGGGACGAGTACAAGGCCGACGCCGAGAAGATCCACGCCGCCGACCCGACGAAGTTCATCTCGTCGCCCTACCTCGACTACGACTACGCGGGCCTCGCCTGGCAGACCGGCGCGAAGTGGTTCGACGTCGACGGCGACGCCTGGAAGGTCACGATGGCCTCCGACGCCAACGCGAAGGTCGCCGACTACTGGCAGGGACTCGTCTCGGAAGGTCTGATCAGCAGCGCGCCGATGTACGACCAGGCCTGGTACACCGGCCTCGGCGACGGCAGCATCGCCACCGTGGTCGGAGCCGTCTGGCAGGCGGGCGTCATCAAGGGCGGCGCCGCCGACGGCTCGGGCAAATGGGCGGTCGCCCCGATGCCGCAGTGGTCGGCGGGTGACGACGAGGTCGGCAACGCCGGCGGCTCGGCGACCGCCGTGCTGAAGGGCTGCTCGGACACCAAGGCCGCGTGGGAGTTCGCCCACTGGCTGAGCACCGACAAGGACACGTACAACACGCTCGTGCAGAAGGCCGGCCTCTACCCGGCTGCGACCGACCTGGCCGATCTGCCCGCGCTCACCGAGGGCGACGCCTACTTCGGCGGCCAGAAGATCTTCGACGTCTTCGCGAAGGCCGCACCGCAGGTCAACCCCGACTGGACGTGGGGTCCGGTGATGACGAAGACCGCGGCCGACCTCGACGACGGGCTGGGCAAGGCCTGGGCCGGTCAGGGCACGATCGCCGACGCGCTGAAGAGCGCGCAGGACAAGACGGTCGCCGAGCTCACGAAGCAGGGCCTGACGGTCTCCGAGTAG
- a CDS encoding carbohydrate ABC transporter permease: MTELAVAEHPATPPAASDAGTRALRRARRPRRSFSWRAPLLFLGPFVVLFAAMNIAPIVYAFVSSLFTVKRSGLGLTAPTQEFDPFANYLHAFGDPDFVASLGRVALFGIVQVPVMLGLALALALLIDSKSARGKGFFRLSSFLPYAIPGVSAALVWSFMYSTTSSPINHLLAPLGIQLPFFDEGTVLWSVANIVTWSWTGYNMIIIYAALQSIPAEVLEAAKLDGASAFRTAWSIKIPMVRSAIILTAVFSIIGSAQLYNEPTVLQPISGGSVSSTFTPIMSAQAAVGAGNYPYAAAQSVILAVLVGVISFVFFRLTSKGDTA, encoded by the coding sequence GTGACCGAACTGGCCGTCGCCGAGCATCCGGCGACCCCACCGGCGGCGAGCGACGCCGGGACGCGCGCGCTGCGACGCGCGCGCCGGCCTCGCCGCTCGTTCAGCTGGCGCGCGCCGCTGCTGTTCCTCGGGCCGTTCGTCGTGCTGTTCGCCGCGATGAACATCGCGCCGATCGTCTATGCCTTCGTCAGCAGCCTCTTCACGGTCAAGCGCTCCGGCCTCGGCCTGACCGCGCCGACCCAGGAGTTCGACCCCTTCGCGAACTACCTCCACGCGTTCGGCGACCCCGACTTCGTCGCGTCGCTCGGCCGGGTGGCGCTGTTCGGCATCGTGCAGGTGCCGGTCATGCTCGGCCTCGCGCTGGCGCTCGCCCTGCTCATCGACTCGAAGTCGGCCCGCGGCAAGGGCTTCTTCCGGCTCTCCAGCTTCCTGCCCTACGCCATCCCGGGCGTGAGCGCCGCGCTCGTCTGGTCGTTCATGTACTCGACCACGTCGAGCCCGATCAACCACCTGCTCGCGCCGCTGGGCATCCAGCTGCCGTTCTTCGACGAGGGGACGGTGCTGTGGTCGGTCGCGAACATCGTGACCTGGAGCTGGACCGGCTACAACATGATCATCATCTACGCCGCGCTGCAGTCGATCCCGGCCGAGGTGCTGGAGGCGGCCAAACTCGACGGCGCTTCCGCCTTCCGGACGGCGTGGAGCATCAAGATCCCGATGGTGCGCAGCGCGATCATCCTGACGGCCGTCTTCTCGATCATCGGCTCCGCCCAGCTCTACAACGAGCCGACCGTGCTCCAGCCGATCTCGGGAGGCTCGGTGTCGTCCACCTTCACCCCGATCATGTCGGCCCAGGCCGCGGTCGGCGCCGGCAATTACCCGTACGCGGCCGCGCAGTCGGTCATCCTCGCGGTGCTCGTCGGCGTGATCTCGTTCGTCTTCTTCCGACTCACCAGCAAGGGGGACACGGCGTGA
- a CDS encoding glycoside hydrolase family 15 protein, which translates to MKHRLTSRLAPVVALALLSATALSVVAAPTHASATSPTQPSTETARSLYMNNWTDTTGIWMAPQLAQTDSNTQYGPRLGELHYSPAGATSASAVNQIVDYTGFFRDETNGNKYDQVHDFGSATGYIDSGGVLRSDYGAYNGSATTVTIGRDYAFVPNQHFLVVQYRLHNPGTSAVNLNVLDAVHLNNTGSSGQNVTASWDATRTAADADMSASGQYHVTLGALDGADGHQVGDDNNSTLTSASVAPWYTFDNNGTLANNSSVSAMNVDLAINKRVNVPAGGDATASFYLAIADTAGNANAAADAARAHTGTYWLNNTTTAYSNWLAAGSRTTSNFTDTGLSTAFDRALVSIKQSQSPVLGVWPAATNPIAYGYKSWVRDSAVTALALDSAGHHAEADKYFRWLASVQYADGSFGTTYDNWTGQHVSFVEPELDSVGIFLIGAYRHWIQTGDTGFRDAVWPEIQKAANFVSNNIASNGLGPKDASIWEETQEYNAFTQALYVSGLRAAESVAQSKSDTTDADTWSHAAGSIATALQTSSLNSPAGMWNSPDGYYNRAVNADNTGRTTIDSSSDMLMVSGVVDPSSSRAVSHLSKIISTLTHDTYGLARYQGDNFYYTSPYSPAGNEALAAEPSWPQMSMYAAIDDTYTGNTTDALNRLTWYVTRTAAGYMPPGEAVSNVSQKPIISTMVEPVTGAWYVLAALVYTHQADTRTYAPISDAGSNASLTVSSGTTGDWPQWNPIPYFVSKVGNETSGDANTDIKNVAIANDANNIYIRIDNASGTLPGYNTTPKFAVNVYAGDYSGSSSTTTSTTAMYGATLPRPAAYMVGRWSDSTNYAHFSLSGGAWTADSSITSVIAPQWDPTTGRIEVVIPRSALTSGAAANGSVQPITIALVRQDPTTGAWSEDDQLSLRCRLTPTNTAWIYGNVR; encoded by the coding sequence ATGAAACACAGACTCACCTCGCGACTCGCACCCGTCGTCGCGCTCGCCCTGCTCAGCGCGACCGCGCTCAGCGTGGTCGCGGCACCGACACACGCTTCGGCAACGTCACCTACGCAGCCCTCCACCGAGACCGCCCGCAGCCTCTACATGAACAATTGGACGGACACCACGGGCATCTGGATGGCTCCGCAGCTGGCCCAGACCGACTCCAATACGCAGTACGGCCCGCGACTCGGCGAACTCCACTACTCCCCCGCCGGCGCGACCTCCGCTTCCGCGGTCAACCAGATCGTCGACTACACCGGGTTCTTCCGCGACGAGACGAACGGCAACAAGTACGACCAGGTCCACGATTTCGGCAGTGCGACCGGCTACATCGACTCGGGCGGCGTCCTCCGCAGTGACTACGGCGCCTACAACGGGTCAGCCACCACCGTCACCATCGGCCGGGATTACGCGTTCGTACCGAACCAGCATTTCCTCGTCGTCCAGTACCGTCTCCACAACCCGGGCACCAGTGCGGTGAACCTGAACGTCCTCGATGCTGTCCACCTCAACAACACCGGATCCTCCGGCCAGAACGTCACGGCGTCCTGGGATGCGACACGCACCGCCGCCGACGCGGACATGTCGGCCAGCGGTCAGTACCACGTGACTCTCGGCGCGCTCGACGGCGCCGACGGGCACCAGGTCGGCGACGACAACAACTCCACGCTGACGAGCGCGTCCGTCGCTCCGTGGTACACCTTCGACAACAACGGCACACTGGCGAACAACAGCTCCGTCAGCGCGATGAACGTCGACCTCGCCATCAACAAGAGGGTCAACGTTCCCGCCGGCGGCGACGCGACCGCTTCCTTCTACCTGGCGATCGCCGACACAGCCGGCAACGCGAACGCTGCTGCCGATGCGGCGCGGGCGCATACCGGAACCTACTGGCTGAACAACACCACGACGGCATACTCCAACTGGCTCGCAGCAGGATCTCGTACGACGAGCAACTTCACGGATACCGGCCTTTCGACCGCATTCGACCGGGCGCTCGTCTCGATCAAGCAGTCCCAGAGCCCGGTCCTCGGAGTGTGGCCGGCCGCCACCAACCCGATCGCCTACGGCTACAAGAGCTGGGTTCGCGACTCCGCGGTCACCGCGCTCGCTCTGGACAGCGCCGGGCATCACGCGGAGGCCGACAAGTACTTCCGCTGGCTGGCGAGCGTCCAATACGCCGACGGCTCCTTCGGCACGACCTACGACAACTGGACCGGTCAGCACGTGAGCTTCGTCGAGCCGGAACTCGACAGTGTCGGCATCTTCCTCATCGGCGCTTACCGGCACTGGATCCAGACCGGTGACACCGGATTCCGGGACGCGGTCTGGCCGGAGATCCAGAAGGCCGCGAACTTCGTGTCGAACAACATCGCGAGCAACGGGCTCGGCCCGAAGGACGCGTCCATCTGGGAGGAGACACAGGAGTACAACGCCTTCACCCAGGCCCTCTACGTCAGTGGCCTGCGGGCTGCCGAATCCGTCGCGCAAAGCAAGAGCGACACCACGGATGCGGACACGTGGAGCCATGCCGCAGGATCCATTGCCACCGCGTTGCAGACGAGCTCGCTCAATTCACCCGCCGGCATGTGGAACTCGCCCGACGGCTACTACAACCGAGCGGTGAACGCCGACAACACGGGCAGGACGACGATCGATTCGTCGTCCGACATGCTGATGGTCTCGGGGGTCGTCGACCCGAGCAGCAGTCGCGCCGTCTCGCACCTGTCGAAGATCATCTCGACCCTCACCCACGACACCTACGGGCTGGCGCGGTACCAAGGAGACAACTTCTACTACACGTCGCCATACAGCCCTGCGGGCAACGAAGCGTTGGCCGCTGAACCGTCCTGGCCCCAGATGTCGATGTACGCGGCGATCGACGACACGTACACGGGCAACACCACCGACGCGCTCAACCGGCTCACCTGGTACGTCACGCGCACCGCAGCGGGCTACATGCCGCCCGGGGAGGCCGTCTCCAATGTGAGCCAGAAGCCGATCATCTCCACGATGGTGGAACCGGTCACCGGCGCCTGGTACGTGCTCGCGGCACTCGTCTACACCCACCAGGCCGACACTCGGACCTACGCGCCCATCAGCGACGCCGGCTCCAACGCCAGCCTCACGGTGAGCTCGGGGACCACAGGAGACTGGCCCCAGTGGAACCCGATCCCGTACTTCGTCTCGAAGGTCGGGAACGAGACCAGCGGCGACGCGAACACGGACATCAAGAACGTCGCCATCGCCAACGATGCCAACAACATCTACATCCGCATCGACAACGCGTCGGGGACCCTCCCCGGCTACAACACGACGCCGAAGTTCGCCGTCAACGTCTATGCCGGCGACTACTCGGGCAGCAGTTCCACCACGACGAGCACGACGGCGATGTACGGCGCGACCCTGCCCCGACCAGCTGCGTACATGGTGGGACGGTGGTCGGACTCGACGAACTACGCCCACTTCTCGCTCAGCGGAGGAGCGTGGACGGCCGACTCGTCGATCACGTCCGTCATCGCACCGCAATGGGATCCGACAACGGGACGCATCGAGGTCGTCATCCCACGCAGCGCGCTCACCAGCGGAGCCGCCGCCAACGGTTCGGTCCAGCCGATCACGATCGCGCTCGTCCGCCAGGATCCGACGACCGGTGCGTGGTCGGAGGACGACCAGCTCAGCCTACGCTGCCGGCTGACGCCGACCAATACCGCCTGGATCTACGGCAACGTCCGCTAG